The Arthrobacter sp. D5-1 genome segment TCAGTGGCAGGATCACGCGGAGGAAGATCCTGGGGTGGCCGGCGCCGTCGATGCGGGCTGCTTCGTCGAGGTCCTTCGGAATACCGCGGATGAACTGGACCATAAGGAACACGAAGAACGCGTCCGTGGCCAGGAGCTTGGGAACGATCAGCGGCCAGAAGGTGTTCACCCAGCCGATCTGCGAGAAGAGGATGTACTGGGGCACAATCACCACGTGAAACGGGAGCATGATAGTCAGCAGCATGATGCCGAAGAAGATCTTCTTGCCGCTGAACTGCAGCCGGGCGAAAGCGTACGCCGCCATGGAGCAGGAGATCAGGTTGCCCAGGATGGAACCCAGGACCACGATTGCCGAGTTGACCATGTAGTGCCCGAACGGGTGCGTCAGCGCGGACCAGCCATCGGTGTAGTTGCTCATTTCCAGGTTTTCCAGCCAGAGGCCGGGTTCGCGGAAAATCAGATCGTTGGGCCGCAAGGAGGAAACCACCATCCACAGCAGCGGGTAGATCATCACACCACCCACGACGATCAGGATGGCGTGCTTGATCAGGCCTTTGATGCGGGCGCTGCGGCTGAAGGCGAGGCTGCCACGGGATTCGCGGCGGCGCGGGCTTTTTCCGGGCTTGCCGGCTTTGGCGTCGTCGGATGAAGCTGCGGGGAGGGTTTGGAGTTTAGTCATCGTAGAACACCCAATACTTTGAAGCGATGAAGTTGATGGCAGTAAAGACACCGATGATGACCAGCAAGAACCAGGCCATCGCTGAGGCGTAACCCATATCGAACTGGCCGAAGCCCTTTTGGTACAGGTAAAGGGTGAAGAACATGGTGGAGTCGGACGGGCCGCCGTTGCCGCCGGAGACGATGAACGCTTGGGTGAACGACTGGAACGAACCGATGATCTGCAGCACCAGGTTGAAGAAGATGATGGGGCTCAGCATCGGCAGGGTGATCCGCCAGAACTTCTGCAACGTGGTGGCACCATCAACTTCGGCCGCCTCGTAATACATCACGGGGATCTGTCGCAGGCCGGCCAGGAAGATGATCATGGGGCTGCCGAAGGTCCAGACGTGCAGCAGGATGATGGAGCCGAGGGCGGTGTTGGGGTCGGAGATCCAACCGGGGCCTTGGATGCCTACCATCGCCAGGACCTGGTTGACCAGGCCGGTGGTGCCGAAGATCTGCTTCCACAGGATGGCAACGGCAACGGAGCCGCCCAGCAGGGAGGGCAAGTAGAAGATGGACCGGTAGAACGGAAGCCCGCGGAGACCCTTGTCCAGGACCAGTGCAATGATCAGCGCCACCGCCAACTGCAGCGGAACACCCACCAGCACGTACGTAAAGGTCACACCCAGCGAGTTGTGAAGCCGGGCATCGCCGAACATGCGGACGAAGTTATCCAGGCCCACCCATTCAGGCGGCTGCAGAAGGTTGTAGTCCGTGAAGGACAGGTACAACGACATCAACATGGGGCCAACAGTGATGGCCACCAAACCCACCAACCACGGCGAAAGGAAGATGTACGCGGCCTTGTTGTCGCGGCCGTTCGCCTTCTTCTCCTCCTTGGTCATGGGGCCCTTGCGGCGGGTCATCGTTGAGAGTTCGCCTATGGCGCTCATCGCTTCCCCCTCGCCGGCCCGCGAACGCCTTGCGGCGTCCCCGTGTGCAGTACAGCGGCCATGTGGTCTCCTTTGGTCATCGTGGCCATCCACGGACTTCGAGTCTGGTTGGTGCTTGCCTTCCGGGACGCCGACGCTCCGGCCCTTCCCCTTGAAGGACCGGAGTGCAACTCCCGGGCTTCAGCGGCTCCGTACCAAAGTAAACGTTTTCTTGACCCATGTACAGCCTTTTGCTAATTTTTGAGAAAGCGTTTTCTGACGAAGCCGCCCCATCCGATTTCCCCCACGCTGAAGAGGTCCGGCGTGCGCCCCCGCACACCTTGATGCATCGAAAAGGCAGGACATCATTGTTCCCCACCGACTGCCACTGCCATGAGCGCGGCTGACATGGAAGATACGCCCGTCCGCCCCAGCGCATTGACGCGCTACGAAGACTGGCCGGACTACGCCGTCCGCCATCGCTTCAACGCGGCTTCTCCGGCCGCCCAGGAACTGGCCGACACACTTGGCGTCCCTTCCGTAACACCGGACCTTGAGTACACGGTGCACTCCGAGACAGTGCACGACGACGTCACCACCTCCCACTTGTCATGGCAGTTGGGCTTTGGGCCGAGGACAGCGGCTTGGTTCGTCCGGCCCGCCGGGGAAACCGGCCCCCTGCCCGGCGTACTCGCCCTGCACTGCCATGGCGGAGTCAAGGCCTACGGCGCGGAACGGCTCGTGGCCCTTCCGGATAACTCCCTCCCGGCCGAGGTGCGAACGAAACTCTATGACGGCCGTGCTCTCGCCACCTGGATGGCGCAGCAGGGCTTCGCAGTGCTGGCCCACGACACTTTCATGTGGGGAAGCCGGGGCTTTGGCCTTGACACCCTGCCTTGGCGGACCGCCACCGCCGTTAACGGGCAGCGGGCACTTTGGCGGGAGTCCGGCGTCGAACCTTCCGCAGCGGAACAATACAACGCGGCCGCAGCCGCCCACGAGGAAACCGTGGCCAAAGCCGCAACCCTGCTCGGCAGCAGTATCGCCGGAACCGTGGCGCATGACGACCTTGCCGCGCTGGGCATCCTCGCGACGCTCCCGGGGGTGGATCCCGGACGACTCGGCTGCCTCGGCTTCTCCGGCGGAGGCGGGCGTGCCATGGTGCTCGCTGCCTTGAGTCCCCTGATCCGCAGCTACGTGGTGACGTGCATGATGACCACCTTTGGCTCGCTGCTGCCGGCGTACCTGGATGCCCACTCGTGGTTGCTGCACTCCCCCGGTCTAGCCAAGCTGGGTGACTGGCCGGACCTGGCCACGCGCTCCACCGCCAAGATCCTGGTCCAATACGGCATGGCTGACCAGCTTTTCCCTGAACAAGGAATGCGCGATGCCCACCAACACCTGGTGGAGAACCTTCCCTCCCGGTACACCGGCAGTCTTTGGCAGGAACCCCATGTCTTCACCCAGGCCATGCAGGACGAGGCCGCGGCCTTCCTTGCCGCCGCCCTGAAACCGACCCCCTCCGGCAGTTCCCCCGCACCTGACCCCACTAGGACAGCCTCATGACCCAGCCCCTGACAGTCTCCGCTGCGGAGGTTCACTCCCGGCTCCCCCGTGTCGCACTGGTGGGTGTCCACGGTTTCGGCGAACGGCACCTCGACAACCTGGATCGGCTGGCTGCTGCCGGTGCATTGGACCTGGTGGCCGTCGCCGATCCGCGTCCTCCCGCCGACGGAAAACTTGGCCCCGGAGTTGAGGTCTTCCCTTCCCTCGATGCGCTGTTGGCGGCGGGAGTCGAGCCGGATGTCGTGATCATTTCCACGCCGATCCAAACGCATGCGCCCCTGGCCATGGCTGCACTCGAGGCCGGCGCCGACGTGTACCTGGAAAAGCCCCCGGTGGCTTCCATGGAGCAGTACCAAGAAGTCATGGCAGCGGCCGCGAGCGCCGGCCGCTTGGTGCAGGTGGGGTTCCAAAGCCTTGGCTCCGAAGCCCTTCCCGCCATTGAAGAACTGGTGGCGGCGGGGGAAATTGGTGAGGTCCGGGGCCTCAGCGCAACAGGTTTGTGGCTGAGGACCCAGTCCTACTTCAAGCGTTCCCGCTGGGCCGGCAAGCGCAGCCTGAACGGGACAGACGTGGTGGACGGCGTGGTCACCAACGCCCTGGCACACGCTGTGGCGACGGGGCTCCGGCTTGCCGGGGCACGAACGGCATCCGACGTTGCCTCCGTGGAGACGGACCTCTACCGGGCCAATGACACCGAGAGCGACGACACTTCAGTGGTGAGGGTCCGAACCACCAGCCGCCCTGGATTGCCGGGAGGACCCGTGCTGATGCGAGGCCCTGTGCTGACGTGTGCCCTGACGTTGTGCGCACCGGTGCAGTCGGCGCCCGCAGTCACCATCTACGGCACGTTGGGGCAGCTGACGCTCTTCTATACAGAGGACCGGGTTGAGATCACCACAGCCCATGGTGTCCGGAGCGAGACCTTCGGACGGACCGACCTGCTGGAGAACCTGCTGTCCGCCAGCAGCGAGGAGGATCTCCTCAGCCCCCTCAGTGGCGTCGGCGCGTATGTGTCGGTGCTCGAGGCGATCCGCACGGCAGAGGCTCCCCGGCTGATCCACCCGGACTACGTCACGTGGGAAGGCGAGGGCGACGACGCCCACCCCGTGGTGCGCGGCATCGAATCGTTGATTCGCCGGGCAGCGTTGGGGCAAGCCACCTTTGCTGAGCTCGGAGCGCCGTGGACGGAATCCGATGTCGGCTCTGGGGCCGTCCCCTCAAACCTGGCCGAATTCCGCGTCAATGGCACGCCCGTCGCAATGCTCCAGGCCGGAAACAGCATCCGCCCCACGTCGTCACCCCGTCCTTACCTGCACCCCGTTCGAACACTTGCGGGAACCGTGGTGACGGATCACGTCCCGGAAGACCACGTGTGGCATCTGGGCGCGGGCGTCGCCATCCAGGACGTGGACGGCATCAACTTCTGGGGCGGGCGCACCTACACCAGGGACGCCGGCGCCTACGTCTGGCTGAAGGACCACGGCCGCATCGTCACAGACTCCGCGGACCACGCTGAA includes the following:
- a CDS encoding carbohydrate ABC transporter permease, with the translated sequence MTKLQTLPAASSDDAKAGKPGKSPRRRESRGSLAFSRSARIKGLIKHAILIVVGGVMIYPLLWMVVSSLRPNDLIFREPGLWLENLEMSNYTDGWSALTHPFGHYMVNSAIVVLGSILGNLISCSMAAYAFARLQFSGKKIFFGIMLLTIMLPFHVVIVPQYILFSQIGWVNTFWPLIVPKLLATDAFFVFLMVQFIRGIPKDLDEAARIDGAGHPRIFLRVILPLMVPALATTTIFTFIWTWNDFFGALIYLTDPDMFTVPVALRAFVDSQSATSWGSLFAMSIVSLLPVFLVFLFGQRFLIKGIATTGIK
- a CDS encoding sugar ABC transporter permease → MSAIGELSTMTRRKGPMTKEEKKANGRDNKAAYIFLSPWLVGLVAITVGPMLMSLYLSFTDYNLLQPPEWVGLDNFVRMFGDARLHNSLGVTFTYVLVGVPLQLAVALIIALVLDKGLRGLPFYRSIFYLPSLLGGSVAVAILWKQIFGTTGLVNQVLAMVGIQGPGWISDPNTALGSIILLHVWTFGSPMIIFLAGLRQIPVMYYEAAEVDGATTLQKFWRITLPMLSPIIFFNLVLQIIGSFQSFTQAFIVSGGNGGPSDSTMFFTLYLYQKGFGQFDMGYASAMAWFLLVIIGVFTAINFIASKYWVFYDD
- a CDS encoding dienelactone hydrolase family protein; this translates as MSAADMEDTPVRPSALTRYEDWPDYAVRHRFNAASPAAQELADTLGVPSVTPDLEYTVHSETVHDDVTTSHLSWQLGFGPRTAAWFVRPAGETGPLPGVLALHCHGGVKAYGAERLVALPDNSLPAEVRTKLYDGRALATWMAQQGFAVLAHDTFMWGSRGFGLDTLPWRTATAVNGQRALWRESGVEPSAAEQYNAAAAAHEETVAKAATLLGSSIAGTVAHDDLAALGILATLPGVDPGRLGCLGFSGGGGRAMVLAALSPLIRSYVVTCMMTTFGSLLPAYLDAHSWLLHSPGLAKLGDWPDLATRSTAKILVQYGMADQLFPEQGMRDAHQHLVENLPSRYTGSLWQEPHVFTQAMQDEAAAFLAAALKPTPSGSSPAPDPTRTAS
- a CDS encoding DUF6807 family protein, producing the protein MTQPLTVSAAEVHSRLPRVALVGVHGFGERHLDNLDRLAAAGALDLVAVADPRPPADGKLGPGVEVFPSLDALLAAGVEPDVVIISTPIQTHAPLAMAALEAGADVYLEKPPVASMEQYQEVMAAAASAGRLVQVGFQSLGSEALPAIEELVAAGEIGEVRGLSATGLWLRTQSYFKRSRWAGKRSLNGTDVVDGVVTNALAHAVATGLRLAGARTASDVASVETDLYRANDTESDDTSVVRVRTTSRPGLPGGPVLMRGPVLTCALTLCAPVQSAPAVTIYGTLGQLTLFYTEDRVEITTAHGVRSETFGRTDLLENLLSASSEEDLLSPLSGVGAYVSVLEAIRTAEAPRLIHPDYVTWEGEGDDAHPVVRGIESLIRRAALGQATFAELGAPWTESDVGSGAVPSNLAEFRVNGTPVAMLQAGNSIRPTSSPRPYLHPVRTLAGTVVTDHVPEDHVWHLGAGVAIQDVDGINFWGGRTYTRDAGAYVWLKDHGRIVTDSADHAEGHRREQLSWLGPDGSPILREQREWRWAAVGLSAWKLTLDFTLEPASGRPVQLGSPGSNGRPQGGYGGFFWRLPKVSDATIWTPDSRGEDAVHGTTAPWLAWSGTFDAGTASAARVTGDPGLGHPATLVFLAAPQAPDPWFVRHSGYPGVGLSLAWDAPVTTAPGNPVHRTVTVLVTDGFLATQDIEQLISPLGEPA